Genomic segment of Pochonia chlamydosporia 170 chromosome 1, whole genome shotgun sequence:
GGCTGTGGCTTTGATGCGATGGAATGGGCGGTGATGCGCTCCTTGAGGCATTTGTGTCATCGGGAGCGTCATCTCACCCAGCAAATCTCGCTGCATGTCGAGAACCATTCTGCCAAAACCTCGCCTCAATCTATCAGACTTACAACCTGACTAACCTCATCACAGGGCGTTTCCTACACCGTCTCCAACATCACCCTCCCCAATCTCCTACGCCTtccgtcatcgtcatccgcCTCACAGGCCATCAACTCCCTCACCACGAGTCTCAAGACGCCCCTCCTCACACTTACATCCCTCGCCTCGGCACCTCTAttcctcgccttcatccTATCGCCTCGTCGCTCTCGCCACCCATACCTCCTGTATACATCTGCCCTCGCAGTTCTCTCGACCGTTGTCCCACGTCTCTTGCCACAGGCTGCACCTCGTCCtgcccagcagcaacatgtCCGGAAACCTTCCCCGCGTGCTAGGATGGAAGCCAGCTACGAGGTCTTGGGCGATGTGCATAGTGAACCGGCCAGCGAGGAGGACATCGAGGATATCAACGGGGAGGAAGTGAGGGCCGAGGTGGAGAGTCTTGCCAAGGGGTACTTTGCGCGCACTGGCCTTGCTGCTCTTGGatttgccatggctgttgttggcctTTGGGGGGATGGAGCGCCCAAGGCGGCTGTTTATGTCGCCTGAGCAATGTTAGAGTTTGCTGACTGTGGAGTTTTGAGTGTCAATTTATTATTTCGGTTTCGTTCGTCTTGGTAAGGCAGTGTACGTGAACCTTGAAGTGGAGGCTTAATTTCGTAAACGGATTCGATGATTTGGAGTTTGAGGAAGTTTTGCGGATTTCTCATCATTATGGAGCTACTCCCATCTGCAATAAAGTATCAAGTTAATAGCAATAAAATACGCATATCACGACAAAGTTGGTTGAAACCGTGAAATGAGGCCATTGTATTTTCAGAAAACTGTCACTTTGTGTTGTTTGTATCTCGTCTGTATCTCGTTCAGTTCGTAATAAAATCCACTCTTACTCATCATCGCTGTCCTCGTCACTATCTTCAGTCTCCTTCACTTTCCGCCATGCACTACTCAACCGACTCTCAAGTTCTCTCGTGGCGAAATCActcttctcatcttcctttCCATCATCTGACGtaacttcatcatcctcatgcTTTCGCGACTCAACGCTAAAGTAGCGGGAGCCAGTGTGCTTCTCGCCCAGACGTCTAGCAACGTCGTTCGCCTCATTCAGACTTACTAGTCGGCGCTTACCAGCGTATTTCTTCATTGTAGTAACCATCAAATCCCAAGCTACTTGCCTGAGCTGGCCCTTGGACAGGTTCTTCTGCAATTTGCCTTCACCAATACCCATGGCAGGCAGAATGAGCGCGAGATCCTTGGCAGAGTAGTCGCCACTGAGGCCGAGGTCTGCAATGCTGGTTTTGAGCTGATCGGCGACCTTCTGTTTGAAGACGGCTTCGTCGCCGTAGGTCTCGGTGGACTTGTTAACAATTTTGGAGATACGTTCGTTGCGATTCATTTCGGGCCGTTCGGGCCACGCCAAGACGTGGGCGATGAGACCGTCGTGTGCGAGTTCTGCGGGCGTGCGGCCGACTGCGTTTTCTCGGTAGAGTTGTCGTGGATTGAACTCTAGCAGGATCTTGACCAGTGAAAGCATGTCCTGCTTGGTAGCGGTGTGAAGACAGGTCTCGCCGGCTCCATTGAGCATGTCGAGCTCTTCACCTTTGGAGTACTCGAGGAGTAGCTTGAGCATATCGGCGACATCCTTCTCGTCCGTGTAGGCTCCTCTTGAGGCGTATCTTCCGTAGAGGTGGTAGTAATTGTGCGATGGTGGTTCACTTTCACCGTTCGCCGGCAGACCAGAAGCCTGGCAGATCCAGGTATGCAGCGGCGTGGTGCCATTTTCAGTAATGTTCTTACGTTGCTGGAAAAGATAGCTCCTTAGCTCGGCGTCAAAGAGATCCAACATGGGCTTCAACTGAGATGCCTTGGGAAGCTTCGACAGACACGCGTGGAGAATATTCTCGCCCTTCAAGTTTCTGGTGGATTGATCCACTCCACCATCGATCAGGATCTTGACAAAGTCTGTTCGACCAAGTCTGCAGGCAACCATCAAGGGTGTTTCTCCCTCGGAAGTCTTCTTTTCGAGATATTCAGGGCAGTTTGTCACAAGGTACTCAACAAGTTCCGCTGATTCCTTGGACTTGCCCAAAACTGCACAGTGAATGACCAGGTCATCTGATTGTTATAGTTAGTCACGGTAAGTTCCAACTGTTGTTTTAGTATAATAGGAGAAAACATACTGTCGGCGCCCAACCACTTCGAAATAGCTCGATCAAAGCCACCGGGACTATccttcaaatgtttgaaTCTGGAATCTTCGCGAGCAGCCTTGGATTTACCAAACTCTGCGTAGAGCCTGTGGGGTTTGTCACTGAGGAAGAACTCGACACCTTCGAGTGATCCCTCTAAAGCGGCGTGCAACAGGGGCGGCGTCTTCATGCCACTGGTCCTGCTCACCACGCCCCGGCCGGCGTTTGCCCAATCCTTTCTGTACAGGTATTTATCGTTAGCGCTATCGGATAGATATAGGAAATACGCCAAAGAGAGGGGCAGGCTGAGTCTTACCTCTTTTTGCCATAAACGGTCAGGCCTTGGTAGAACCTTGGCTTCTCTTTgacctcaacaccactctTCTTCACGAGATGATCGAGGGGCACGCCTGCACCGGTTCGCTTGATAACGAGAGACAGCATTTGGACCTTTCCATGTTCCACAGCCCATCTGAAGTCTCCTTCAGGGAATGTGAACCTAGAACTCgcctcttcgtcatcgctTGGTGCCTTCTCTTCGCTAAAATGCTGTGCCATATCCAACAAAGCCTTTAATCCAACCACATCATCGTTTTCCATGACATGTTGGAAGAGAGTACGATTGCACCACTTTGTCTCCGAAGGCTTGCCGTCCTTCACTGTAAATGTTGATACATTCTCGCACAGATGCTGTACTGGAGTACTGTGCGATTTGACTTGCATGGACACTTGACCAATGTTGTCAATAGTGAAGTTCTTGTCGACGACTTGAGACACAATATCTGGATCGCTATCTGATTCGCCGGactcatcctcctcgctgtAGTattcgtcttcatcaactgGTTGCTCTTGCTTCATCTTGTAGCGGACTTCATCTTTGTCCGCGGGTGACCATTGAGCCTTCACAACCTCCAAAATAGCCCTGGCAACGTCATAGTGACCGCGCAGGAAAGCGATGGAAAATGGCGAATTAGAGACATTATCTGTGATGGCGGCCTTCAAGGGAGCTTGGTCGTTTTCTGCACCCCATGCTTGCAGAGTCAATTCCTTAATCCGATCCACGTTTCCTGCCCAAGCAGCTTCCATGCTAGGGCCACCGTCAGCATCATAGAAATAGAATCGTGGCGGGTAGAAAACTTACAGCTCAATATATCCTTTATGTCTCGGGTCGGTCATATCCTTGTCGGTTCTGAAAACAATGTCATACTTATAGTCAttgttcttgctctcctcttcatcctcgctGCTGGAATTTTTACGCTTCTCGCATTCAATTTTAGGGTGCAGTTCTGCAAATGTCCTGGCTCCCTTGGTGACCATGAACTTTTCCAGAGATTTGAACCCATTCAAGGTGTCTTGTACAGCCTCTAGCTTTTCTGCTGCTCCCCTGACGCTTTCGAGTTCTTTTAGACGTCTTTCGTAGCACTCCATACTGATATCaaagttcttcttcttctgtcgCACATCTCGAGAAACCAGCCAATGTCTGTAAGTGCCGGGCTCAAGCTTTTCTAGGTAGGCATCGAGTCCGGGTTGTATCTCTGGCTTCGTAACAGTAGACTCTTCACCCTCGTACTCAGACAGGATCTCAATCATGTCGCGGACGAGATCCAGAACTGACGTTCCCTTTGTGTATCTCCATCGCCAATCATCAGTGAAGGCAATATTTGTATCGTGGGTCATAGCATTAATATCAGCCCCATTCTCCAATAGTCTCATTGCTCCCTCTGTATTTCCATGCCGAATGGCGGTGCACAATGGAGATTCGTAAGATTTCTTGTAGGATTGTTTGGAGCGCTCAAGGTCACCAAGGTTCCCGGACACATCTGGCGCAATCTTGGCAGCTTTCAACCACGTATCAAAATCGACTTCGGGCAATGCTCCGGCATTTAAGAGCTTAAGAATTAAGATTGGGTCACCGTGCTGGAGGGCGCCATGGAGAGGTGAAGTGGTTTGGGGATTCCAGCTGTAGCCGCCGAAGACGAGGTGATTGATTGCTGTCTTCACCCCCATTTTGTCATTTTCCAAGAGGGCCTCCACGAGCTCAGTGTCCCCATGTTCTATGTATCGGTAGAAAACTGTGCATCCCCGAGCATCGGCCTGAGACGAAGTCGCACCAAGTTTGAGGAGCAACCGAGCCATCGAGATAGCTTGGTCTTTGGGAAGGCTGAGAGCCAATGTCAGAGTCAAAATCGCTGCCGCATCGaaatcattgttcttgaGGAACTTGACAGGTAGGATAGAGTCGGCGCCATACTGGAACGAGTTATTAGTCAAAGTAGCGGGATATGGACCTGCTAGATAGGTGTGTCTGCACTTACGTCGCACAGTAGCTTGACAGACTCTTCATGTccttcaacaatggcgatgTGTAGCGGGGAGCAAGGTGTGTCCCAAGCAAGCACATCAATTTGATAGTAGTCTGGTTCATCCTCGGATTCTTCTGGAACCAGATCACCTGTAGCTTcaccatccttcttctttgaaACGTTGACGAAAGACCCTGTGGCAAGAGACTGCACGTCCAGCTCCGTCTTTtcgccatcaacaagctcaCCGTCAGACTCTGCTTCCGAACAATCCTTcatttcatcgtcatcgtcatcgtcattcTCATCCTGCTCTggttcttctttgcttgctGATGCCTGGCTTGCAGTATCGTCGGATTTCTTGATTCCATCCATCTTATCTCCAAGAGCAGCCTTTCGGCGCCTCGcttgcttctcctcctcgacctCCTCATTTTCAATGCTCTTTTCCATAAGAATTTTAATCATTTCGGTATTACCGCGGGCGGCTGCCAAGTGCAGTGCCGTTTTACCATCGGCAAGACGGGCTGTCAGACGGGCGCCAtgatcaaccagacacttgacaaCTTCAGGAGTCGAAGTCATCACTGCGAGATGCAACGGAGTTCGGCCAGTGTAATCGCGTTTGTTAGGATCGGCCTCTTCCTGAGAAAGCCAGTTGAGTACATCGTCGACATCACCGTCAACAATTGACTGGCAAAGTCGAGCAGTATTGCCGACATATGCCATGTCCGTCCAATCTTGCTCTGTCAATGGGTTGAAAGAGCCAATTTGTTGACGGCCAGGATCATCAATGAGAAATGAAACCTTTCCAGAAATGTAaatttctgcttctttctcAGCAACCTCAATTTCCTCTGGAGTTACTGGTTTGGGACAAGAGCCACAACAGTCTTCAATGACATCTTGCACTCGTCCAAAGAAAGcaggatggcgatgaaggTATACTTCGCGCTCCTTGGGCTGGTTCCATTCAGCATTCAACAGCAAGTCTCTAGTATAGCAGAGCTTCTCAATTCGCTTCGCGTTGAACTTTTCGCCATACGGAACCGTAAAAGTGTGATAGTTGCTGACATCTTCTTCCGACAGCCAGTCCGCTACCTCATCTTCATGAGAATCCTTGATATTGCCGCGCATGGGCATAAACGTTCGGTATCGAGTTGGTCTACCACGCTCAGTGCGTCGCTTGTTCAGATAAGTCTCCCGAGCATAGTTTGTGGGCAATCTTTCcagaacaagaagtcgagCCAAGCCGAGGGTTCGTTGGAAACTTCTCTCGAAAATGGTGGGATCGACCCTGGTTCGGTCGAGGTCTGGCCAATATACCTCAAAGTTCCGGTGCGAATATTTGGATAGACGGTTCTCATAAGAGGGACTACGGCGAGACAAGTCAATGTGGTTGATTTGAGTAATGAAGCTTCCCAGTGCCCTGGGAGTCACGTAGACTTGCTTGCCGGTATAGGCACCACCGGCAGCGTCGATATCAAAGCCGGTAAGAATCTCACTGACGGACTTGTAAACGCGAAGGACAATCTGCGAACTCATTAGCACCGGGAGCGAGGGTGCAAAGGACGTTTGAATAAAGCATATACATACCTGAATGTGGCGGACGGGGTATTGGCTTGCAATGGTAATGGCGTACTTTGTACGGACAACAGTGACTTCGTTGAGCAAAGCATCTTTGACAGCTCGCTCGATTTGTTTGATCTTCTCAATGGCTTGGTCATGGGTCAAACCGTACAGAAACAGATCAACGTCAGATGCCGGGCAGAACTTTTCGTGATAATACTCGCGCAACTTGCGCTTGGAGACGTTGAATTCCTTGGGGACCGGCAATAAACAGTTGACAACTGAGGATCCAGCGGCCACCACATTGTTCCAATCGATTTCAACCAGTGACGACTCTGAGAAGACGTTGAAATTGTTTTGGAATTCTGTCAAGTCGGCGACAGTAGCTGGCGAGCCATGTGGTCTTCGTTTGTCCTCTGGGAGGGGCATGATATATCTGgacttttcttcttccgATTCTGCCGACAAGTCTCTTGCTCGGGTAGTGATCTTGGCGGTGTCCTCGGTAAAGAGAGGGACAACATTGAGATACGGATCGTTGAGAATTGGGTTCTGACGATCTTGTGCATAAACCTCTCGCAAACGAGCTTCATACTTGCGATAGGGATCCATTATGTCAACCATGGGCTTGTCAGGATGCTCAGCAATGTACCTGGCCAGGTCCACGTGGGTGGCAGGCAATTGAGGCAAATCGGAGGCCGCCATGATTGATTTGTTTGCAGGGTCGGGCAGAAACGTAAAGTATTTAGAGAAATTGGGATGTGATGATAGTGACAAGGACGAAGAAAGTTTGTTGTGGAAATGGTATTTCGGAGAGAGAGACAATTGGGCTGGTGTGGAGAGATGTAGAAGGTGATTTGCGACTTCTCGGCAGCCGCAGTGGTGATAGCAATAAGGAGGATGACAGAGATACAGTGCAGTTGATAAAACTTCAATGGCAAGTGTTTGCAGTTGGCAATGCAGACAATGTGGTGACAGTGGTGATGGGATTGGAGATGACTTTATAGATTGATGCAAAAGCATGTCTTTGAGAAACGGTACTAAATAATTAATTACTGGCCCTTGCACCCAGCTGGCCGAGGAGGGGAGCTGAAAGCCGCACACCGTATTTGGGAATCAACGTTCCACTCTGGCCCACGATAGTTTGTCATAGCTTGAGGCGTTCTTGGATTCCTCCGACCTTCGCTTCAGGAATCAGGATGGTCAATCTCAATCCCATCAGACTTGACCAATACGCGACAACCGCGTCGAAGATTGACCAGTGCTGCCTGGAGATGGACAGGACTAGGAGCGAAATTCACACGAGCTCCCGTGATCTCTGCCTGGTCTCCCCATCTTGTCGCTTGCCGAggacatgacatggacacGAAACGGAAAGCCTCAGGTGGGGAGGAATATTCAAAAGGGTGTCTGGACTGTCTCGGATACTTtctgcaactgcaactgcCATGCTGATGGTTGAAGCCGATTATCAAAGCGCCCAGGGCCAGCGTTGACAAGGATTCCGACCCCCAATTCAAGTCCGGAGCCACCTTTGCGCATCGTGAATTCTCACAGAGGCGTAGTTGGTGCCTGGACTGCCTGCGGTTGATTGGATTTCAGAccgccatctccaacattCCGCCTTGAGAATCAGGGGTCCAGTATATTCAGGTCGAACTCGTGCGGGCCACAGCACGAGCTTCACTGGAGCCAAGCAAAAGCCACCGCCTGTGACTGGCTCAACGGCCCAAACCAAGCGAAGGTGGCGTGAGCCCCTCGCTCTAATTAACCTCAAGTCTGCCCACTGCCCCGCAGCTGCAGCCTGGCACTTGCCAGAAGTCTAATGTCAATCGAGTATCTATCGTGCACGCTCTTTCCTCGTCAGcaagaaaatggcaaagcATGGACGAGAAAGGTGGAAGGCAGAATCTGCGACTGCGACTTCACCAATTGACGCCAGCAAATCAGGATGCTCTCACTTGACTTGTATCAATAACCGTGGGCCCAACGCATCCATCTGCTGCTTGTGCGGTTGCTGCGCGGTTGAGAAGGAAAGGTGACAAGgaggcaagccagccagccaaatGAACGCAAATTTGTGAACCGACGCACTGTACTGTAAATATATTGGACTAAATCTGTCATCCAAGAACATACTGTACTATATCTCGACCAATGATAGACCATTTGTCCGGCTTCACTTTTGCTGCGAAATGTCCTTGCACTCAGACCGCCGCTAAACTCCAACTGGCAAGGGTTTTTACAAAAATGTGACcactcaagtgctctcgAATACTTTTCAGTTCATTGGCTGTCGCGATGTCTCTGGTTAAGCAGCAGAAGAAACCCAACTCGAAGCAACATGTGCTCGCCATTTGATCCCATGTTTTTTGATGTCCTACATGCATGCCGAAATCAAGCATATTTTCAAGCTTCGAACCAGCccttggcattggcagagTTTGCGCATTCGTCCGGTTTTGCATCTTTCACCGGGCAGCCAATAATGCTTGGATTCTAAACGAATTACCATATGTATTAAGCATGAGTGCCATTCAGGCTCGTCTATATCTATAATGCATCGTACTCGAAATGAAGGATATCTCGCTATGCCAATGAAAACCCAAAATTATACCTTCGTAAGCCATGAATGCTGAGCAACTATAAAATGTGCTGCACTCTGATTTCCCACGTCAATTCTGTTATATCGTCATCCTTTATGCGGGTGACTgctccttcttggccttttgcgCCGGAGAAAACAAGTAGAGCAATGTCACAATCAACTTTCCACCTCCCGAGACTGCAATGGCGGTAGCTGATCCCACTTCCCGGTATATGGCGGCTCCAACAAGGGAACCTACCACGAGAGCCAGAAGGAATGCCACTCGCCGAGTCCGTGGCCTATTCTTCAACACGAAGAGATTCTGGTCAATCATGAGATCCACCCACGCCGCCGTAGCCATGGCTGTGCTGATCTCTGTCATTGATAGACTCCTAGATTGGACAACCTGACTTCCCGCAGCAAATGCTAGTAATCCAACAACCGCCAAAGCTTCTGACCCCTGGGACTTGATCCCATGCCGGTACTGAATCGCCGCCGCTCCAAGGACGCAGCTCGATTGGACCAGGTTACACAGtatcaaccaccacctctTTCGGGACCCGATGATGTGACTGAGCTGACCGGTCAGCCAACCAGCTCCTAGGAAGAGGCCCAATGCCATgccaatgttggctgtgaAGAACATTTCGCCGTTCAGTTCGGGGAGAATGAGGgccaaacaaagaaacacTGTGTTTCCTGTTTGGTTAGATGCGAAGCAGTGATAGTCGGGGAAGGTTGTGGCATCTATTATGATACCCTTTGCATTAGCAAGTGTCCTGAACAGCGTTTAAAAGAATTAATGGTATACTACAGACATACCTTGTATTCCGGTGCAGAATGTGAGAATAACAAGCTGGAGTTCTGTGAACATGGAGGCTCGAACCTCTTGACGGAGGTAGTGGCCAAGCGATTTCTTTCCCACTCCCGACTGGGAGCCATCACTTTCATACTCAGTCACGGAGTGGGGTGTGTCCTGAGTAGGACCTGTGGTCTTCTCGTGTGAAGTCATCGTTGTCAGCAAAGAGTGGAATATTCTGCTATCATTACGATGGGCTCAGTTGGTGACGCGGTTGTAGAGCCTTTAGTTACAATGGAGAGCACGATAGGCAGTATCTGATCGGGAGGAAGGGGTGCCAGAACATTTAAGAACTAATCGCCTCctcaaaacaag
This window contains:
- a CDS encoding ankyrin repeat protein (similar to Neosartorya fischeri NRRL 181 XP_001267440.1), which translates into the protein MAASDLPQLPATHVDLARYIAEHPDKPMVDIMDPYRKYEARLREVYAQDRQNPILNDPYLNVVPLFTEDTAKITTRARDLSAESEEEKSRYIMPLPEDKRRPHGSPATVADLTEFQNNFNVFSESSLVEIDWNNVVAAGSSVVNCLLPVPKEFNVSKRKLREYYHEKFCPASDVDLFLYGLTHDQAIEKIKQIERAVKDALLNEVTVVRTKYAITIASQYPVRHIQIVLRVYKSVSEILTGFDIDAAGGAYTGKQVYVTPRALGSFITQINHIDLSRRSPSYENRLSKYSHRNFEVYWPDLDRTRVDPTIFERSFQRTLGLARLLVLERLPTNYARETYLNKRRTERGRPTRYRTFMPMRGNIKDSHEDEVADWLSEEDVSNYHTFTVPYGEKFNAKRIEKLCYTRDLLLNAEWNQPKEREVYLHRHPAFFGRVQDVIEDCCGSCPKPVTPEEIEVAEKEAEIYISGKVSFLIDDPGRQQIGSFNPLTEQDWTDMAYVGNTARLCQSIVDGDVDDVLNWLSQEEADPNKRDYTGRTPLHLAVMTSTPEVVKCLVDHGARLTARLADGKTALHLAAARGNTEMIKILMEKSIENEEVEEEKQARRRKAALGDKMDGIKKSDDTASQASASKEEPEQDENDDDDDDEMKDCSEAESDGELVDGEKTELDVQSLATGSFVNVSKKKDGEATGDLVPEESEDEPDYYQIDVLAWDTPCSPLHIAIVEGHEESVKLLCDYGADSILPVKFLKNNDFDAAAILTLTLALSLPKDQAISMARLLLKLGATSSQADARGCTVFYRYIEHGDTELVEALLENDKMGVKTAINHLVFGGYSWNPQTTSPLHGALQHGDPILILKLLNAGALPEVDFDTWLKAAKIAPDVSGNLGDLERSKQSYKKSYESPLCTAIRHGNTEGAMRLLENGADINAMTHDTNIAFTDDWRWRYTKGTSVLDLVRDMIEILSEYEGEESTVTKPEIQPGLDAYLEKLEPGTYRHWLVSRDVRQKKKNFDISMECYERRLKELESVRGAAEKLEAVQDTLNGFKSLEKFMVTKGARTFAELHPKIECEKRKNSSSEDEEESKNNDYKYDIVFRTDKDMTDPRHKGYIELMEAAWAGNVDRIKELTLQAWGAENDQAPLKAAITDNVSNSPFSIAFLRGHYDVARAILEVVKAQWSPADKDEVRYKMKQEQPVDEDEYYSEEDESGESDSDPDIVSQVVDKNFTIDNIGQVSMQVKSHSTPVQHLCENVSTFTVKDGKPSETKWCNRTLFQHVMENDDVVGLKALLDMAQHFSEEKAPSDDEEASSRFTFPEGDFRWAVEHGKVQMLSLVIKRTGAGVPLDHLVKKSGVEVKEKPRFYQGLTVYGKKRKDWANAGRGVVSRTSGMKTPPLLHAALEGSLEGVEFFLSDKPHRLYAEFGKSKAAREDSRFKHLKDSPGGFDRAISKWLGADNDLVIHCAVLGKSKESAELVEYLVTNCPEYLEKKTSEGETPLMVACRLGRTDFVKILIDGGVDQSTRNLKGENILHACLSKLPKASQLKPMLDLFDAELRSYLFQQRKNITENGTTPLHTWICQASGLPANGESEPPSHNYYHLYGRYASRGAYTDEKDVADMLKLLLEYSKGEELDMLNGAGETCLHTATKQDMLSLVKILLEFNPRQLYRENAVGRTPAELAHDGLIAHVLAWPERPEMNRNERISKIVNKSTETYGDEAVFKQKVADQLKTSIADLGLSGDYSAKDLALILPAMGIGEGKLQKNLSKGQLRQVAWDLMVTTMKKYAGKRRLVSLNEANDVARRLGEKHTGSRYFSVESRKHEDDEVTSDDGKEDEKSDFATRELESRLSSAWRKVKETEDSDEDSDDE